In the Mastacembelus armatus chromosome 16, fMasArm1.2, whole genome shotgun sequence genome, GCATGTTTGTGCACATTCCTGATCCAGAAAAGGCTGCATGGGAGGAACAGCAAGGGTGGACTGAAGAGAAATGACTCAACCACTACATTGTCTGTAACAGAAAATCCCGTCAGGCCGGTTAATGTCAAACCAGATGGAGGTCAACACGAGACATGTGTAGGTTAGAAGCACACAGGTTGTCTTGACTTCACAAGCCTTGTGAAAATGAGGAATTCAGCTAAGACAgtggctttttgtgtgtgtgtgtgtgtgttttgatatgGTTTTTGTGCTTTTACCCCGTTTGTGGTTGAAGGTTTGCTCCAGATTAATCAGATGAGCTGGCTGATCAATCAGCGCTGCAGAGAGTGGATCTCGACTCAGATTTAAATATGCCCTTTGGATATCCCGTAAATAAAGTCTTTGCAGTGAGAACTACACGAAAATCATGAAGACACACCGAAGGATATTTACCAAACCTGCTGCAAATTACTGTCAGGTTTGCAAAATATTGTGTCcacacagttttacagtttatttcCCAACACTAATGTTGGAAATGAGCGCAGCTGCAAAGGTGTTCATCTGAACACGCTGGTGTCTGTTTGGTAGAAGAACGTGTAAGTTAACTGCAGCTGTAGAAACCAACAAACATATTTACGAACTACATCACGTCACCTtctttgacatttacattttttttacagctgaaacTGAGACTTAACTAAAAGTCCGTATTGATTGTGTGGCTGATTCTTGGCGGTTCCTGGAAGAAGCTGACAACCATTAACAAAACAGGTCGTCAATGTTGTATGGAGCCTTGTGAGATATTCACAGGCAGATCTGATGATGCCTCTGACACAGGTTCCCAGATGGTTTGATCAGGTTAAATGATTTTAGGGAAAGACTTATAGCTAAACTAAGTGAATGGTTCAGGTGCGTTAAACTCACAGACGTGTATTTCTGTTAGCACACAGCAGCTGTAAGGAAAACATTGAGaaactgtgtaaaatgttttaaggATGGAAAACATTCAGAGAACTGACAGACTTTGCTGTTGTGAACTTCAGACTTTGTTATTGCCAGGTGATATTATAACATAATTTTACAACAGCTCCTCCCATGCGAGAACTTTCACTTAGTCAACATTGATGTTGTTCATCTAATATAATATGATCCAGTCACACTCCGGGAACAGCTGTCCACTGTTGACCAGGTGAGATAGCCCAGGAGGATTTCTGGTTTCCGCGATGTAGCAGGAGCACAGGGGAAGAGGCAGGTGGCCTCACAGTGACACAGGGTGACATTCTCTGGAAGAATACAGGCTCTCAGTTGCTGTCTTGTAATAACGTAGACGAATGCGTTGACAATGAGTCATTGAGGTGACCTGGGAGTAATGGGAGCTGGGAGAGGAGCAGATGTGTAATTTCATCCACTTCAGTCTTTACTGCTCAGGAAGTATTCTAACcataaattatattaaacataTCGTTGCTCCACAGTGTGACACACTTTCTTAACAAACCATATACTAATTTAGTAACGTCTGAATTACAGcaacctaaaacaaacagggaaACAATGTACTTCTACACTGGCCACATCCACGCTGACATAAATGTTTATTCAAGCTGTAACACTGTTGGTTTAACAGGGGTTATAAGGTTTGGCACTCCTCTGTGTGAGGCCACCAAAACACTGTGTATCCTCGGACCAGTAGTATAAATAAAGGTTGAGGAGGGGGGATTTTACACAGCCTGAAGCAGGAAACTAGTAGTGTAGTGTGCAGTGTGTAATGCTGTACATGTTACAGAGTCAGGGACTAATGAAAATGCCTGTTTAATATGGATGAGTACCAAGTATTTTTTCAGAGCCGATTTGCCGCCTGAGTGCACATAATGATTGGTGAGTGATGTTGTGCATGTAGCTGGTTGGTTGTTGTGCGTCTTGAGAGATTCACTTATTCTGCTGCAGCAACTAAATGTTAGTGTATTCTGGAGGTATATTTGATTTAATGGGTAATGATGGAAAATTGATTAAAGCTCTTGTAGAGGTTGAAATTAAGATTTGTTGCCTTCCTCTGTCACAGCAGGCTTCTGAGATCCTAATTCCTCTTTCGTCTCTCAGTGCTATGCCTAACCTCTTAGTCCAGCACCTGAGGTCAACACTCAAAGGCTTTTTTAAGTAGTGTGGGATGTTGCAAATGCACCGTGCTGCCCCTTCTGTGCTAGTGTGAGAGGAAATAACTCTCCAGGCTAAGATCAGCAACCAATCAGTGACCTCAATCACTGACAGGATGCAACACACATTTGATGAGAAACCACAGGCCAATGCTGGCTGACGGCGAGGTGTGTCACAGACTTAGCACGTACATATAAAATGCATCTATTGTGCTGCTATTGTGTTGAATGGGAAGTGGCCTTAATAGTGTGTGATGATTTGCAGAATATTTGTCAAATGATTATAGCAATATGAGAACTATAGAAGAACATGCTGCATGCTAGATATTATACTGTTATAAATAACACCTGTGCAAAAAACTATCTAGGTCAATGTTCTCCCACTTTTCCTTTGGGTACAAATAAAAAGCttaactttgttcttgttcctTTACAGATCTATCACCATGATTTGGAAACTGATTCATTTCAGTGCTCTACTTCTTGGAGTGGTCACATCCCCAGCTCCATCTTCATCCCCGACCACTCACACAGAAGAAGGGCCCTGTCGCATCTACAACTCTGGCCGGTCTGCAGACTGTGTGGGAAGGCAGCTCAGCAGTGTGCCATGGAGACATTTTCCATCCACACTGGAAGATATAGATCTCTCCTATAATAAAATTCAAGCTGTCCATGCTGATGACTTCCCCCGCTTCCCTCAACTTCGCACCCTTCAGCTGCAGTACaataacatttcacacattgacaatgatgcctttaaaaacaacaccCGCCTTGAGCATCTTGACATCTTTAATAACTCTCTACAGGAAATTCCTGCCGCAGCTCTGACTCCACTCTTGAATCTAAAAATGCTCTCCATGTCCAATAACCTTTATAAACATGCTACTTTGGTTGATAGCTTTTCCACCTTTGTCAAACTCCAGGTTCTGTCTATGGGAGGCCCTCTGGTGATGGGTCTAAAGAAAGGTGATTTTGAACCCCTGAGGAACATCAAGTTACAAAGTTTTGCTATTAAATGCTCCTCCAATCTCAGTTATTATGAGCCTGGAAGCTTAGAAGTCATTCAGACGAGGAACCTGGGCTTTGATATGGCCATAGATCAACAGCCATATGCTCTCCATCACATGCTACGAGATCTCACCAACAAGACCTTCAGCGTCATCCAGTTCCGCAACCTCTTTGAGTTCATGTACTACATGGGAACAGAGGACATTTTCCAGGGTTTAAAAGACATCACAGTCTTTCAGCTAATCTTCCACAGAGGCAAATTCAATGAGAATCTACTGAGGATGGCTTTGATGAACTTACAGGTCACCCCAATCAATCGTCTGAGACTTCAGTACATTGACTTTGCTCGTTCCCCCACATTTGTTGATGACGGAGCAGAGTCCAGCATCAAGAATCTAGCACTGGATAAGCTGGACCTTTGGTGAGTATCTGCTCATTTTGTGGCACCATGTACAAATATAACTACCCTACAGGAATTTACCATCCTGGGTTCACCAGAACTGAtgcaaatgaattaaaattaaaattaaaaactaaaaatgaaattaaaaatccaATTCTAACCACTTTTTATAGCAACCATCACACGGAAATCAGGccacacaataaaaaacaaactactgAACTTTTCCTTGAAATTTCTCATCCAGCTCTTGTGCCAAGGCAACCAACCACTTAAATCTTAGGGCCGTCATCTTATTTGTGGTATCGCACATTTGATAAGCTGAGATacaataagataagataagctaagctaaactaagctaagctaagacAAGCTAAAgataagacacaaaacaactctGTGATTTGTGTAGTAACCTCAAAAAAGGTAAAgtcctgatttgtttttcatttacatacacagaACACCTCAAATCTCTTTGTCTTGTAGGTATATCAGCAATCCTGATATCCTGCGATTTGACTGGCGTTTCACCTGGTTCAATAAAATTAAGGAACTCTCTATTCAGTATGTATACTTCAACTCTGTGCCTTGTGATGCTTGGGTTGAGATGGAAGGTGTGGAGCTTCTGGATGTCTCCAATAATCGATTAAAGAATGAGGTCATCTTCAGCCAGCACTGTGATTATAAGGGTTCTGTTCCAAATCTTCATACCTTCAACATAAGCACAAATGACCTGACCAGCTTAAAAGATTTATCATTGTTAACAAAAGAgttccagcagctgcaggttttgGATTTTAGCTCCAACCAACTGGGATCTGCTAAAACCAGTCAGGACTGTGTTTGGCAGCAAAATATCACTCGGCTTATTGCTCACCACAATCAGTTCCAAAGTGAAGCCCTCAACTGTCTGCCCACCACAGTGCACTACTTGGACCTGTCTTACTGCAACCTGGACCAGCTGGACATGGCATATTTCAAAAAAGCCACCAACCTGAGAGAATTGTTGCTGAGTGGGAATAAAATCAAGTTCATCCCAACTAAGTGGGGAAGTCCATCACTGCAGTCACTGGCTTTGGATGGGAATTCATTTGGTCTCATTAGCATGGCAACCTTTCAGGACATGCCTCAGCTCTCTCAGCTGAGGGCAGGAAACAACCCTTACCATTGCACTTGTGAGCTCCATGCTTTCATCCAAGACACGATTTCAAAAGGAAAGGTGAACCTCACAGACTGGCCTTCGGACTACAGATGTTACCACCCAGAAGCATTTCTCAACACAGTCATATCTAAGTACTTCCCAGGTCAAGTGGCCTGTGATATCAGATTAGTTATCGTCATCTCTGTTGCAACCACTGCAGCAGTGATCTTGATATTAATGCTCATTTGCTATATTTTTGACCTTCCATGGTACACCAAAGCCACATACCAGATCATCAGGGCCAAATACAGAGCTCACAAGGAAAAAGCAGCAGGGGAAGTACAGGAGTTTGCCTATCATGCATTCATATCCTACAGCCACTTT is a window encoding:
- the tlr18 gene encoding toll-like receptor 18; translated protein: MIWKLIHFSALLLGVVTSPAPSSSPTTHTEEGPCRIYNSGRSADCVGRQLSSVPWRHFPSTLEDIDLSYNKIQAVHADDFPRFPQLRTLQLQYNNISHIDNDAFKNNTRLEHLDIFNNSLQEIPAAALTPLLNLKMLSMSNNLYKHATLVDSFSTFVKLQVLSMGGPLVMGLKKGDFEPLRNIKLQSFAIKCSSNLSYYEPGSLEVIQTRNLGFDMAIDQQPYALHHMLRDLTNKTFSVIQFRNLFEFMYYMGTEDIFQGLKDITVFQLIFHRGKFNENLLRMALMNLQVTPINRLRLQYIDFARSPTFVDDGAESSIKNLALDKLDLWYISNPDILRFDWRFTWFNKIKELSIQYVYFNSVPCDAWVEMEGVELLDVSNNRLKNEVIFSQHCDYKGSVPNLHTFNISTNDLTSLKDLSLLTKEFQQLQVLDFSSNQLGSAKTSQDCVWQQNITRLIAHHNQFQSEALNCLPTTVHYLDLSYCNLDQLDMAYFKKATNLRELLLSGNKIKFIPTKWGSPSLQSLALDGNSFGLISMATFQDMPQLSQLRAGNNPYHCTCELHAFIQDTISKGKVNLTDWPSDYRCYHPEAFLNTVISKYFPGQVACDIRLVIVISVATTAAVILILMLICYIFDLPWYTKATYQIIRAKYRAHKEKAAGEVQEFAYHAFISYSHFDADWVRDQLLPCLENNRNPYRLCIHERDFMPGRWIIDNIIENIESSRKVIFVLSRQFVNSEWCNYELYFAQQRAMGKTFSDVILVVKEPIDPRSLPSKYCKLKKMLSTKTYLEWPQQVNQQAFFWAQLKSVLGKPTITAERMHSRTSSVSGLSVTGPPKENEILEVLTPNVDEEAEHKHDNIRRNNDELLNQRQIPMVAFFLLVSNTLLICSSSCRTEEMCSNLKKAMMGLIDVFHSYSGKEGDKYKLSKGELKTLLQRELGDLMAASNDPTVVDKIMTDLDENQDGQVDFQEFVVLVAALTVACNDFFIDCEKSCKKN